The following nucleotide sequence is from Anopheles stephensi strain Indian chromosome 3, UCI_ANSTEP_V1.0, whole genome shotgun sequence.
GTCACGAACAGGAACGACGTACCGAACAGACAGAACGAGATCGCAACGGCACCCTTGGTACGGAAAGCCGTCCCGGGCCGTACCGACAGACACGCATCTTCCGGCTCGgaacaaaaccaaatcaaatCCCGCCGAATGAAGGCGGCCAGGTGCAGCGTTCCGAGGCTGGTGGAATGTAGCAGTATGTGGGACGGTCCTAGCGTTTCCTGCAGCGTCACCTCCCACTCGAACCGCTCCGAGCAGGATTCCTGCGTGCCAAACACGATAATGTCCGGGACGTGTTCGAGCGCGGTCGGCAGCACGAAATCGTTCATCTGGCGCGGTGGGCTTTGCCCGTTCATGTTCCAAGTGCCGACAAAGATCGTTACTTCCCGGGTCGGAAGTATTTTGTCCAGCTCCGACGCGCCCAGGAGCGATGTCGAACCGAGCCTTCCGTGGAGAAAGTTGCGCTGGCGTGCTTTTTCCGCCGGAATTAAATTGAGCACGTGTGCCGCCATGAGCGCCTGGCGGGCCAGTGAGTCGGCCGATCCGGGTGGTGCTTTACCGTTCGATTCCGATTCGTCCAGTGCGCCGCCAACCTCGGGACCAGCGGATGATGATGCCGCCGTCGTTACCATGTCGAACGACATCGATTTGCGAGACTCGCGCTGATCGAGCGGATCACAACCGCCCGGCAGCAACAGATCGTCCTCCTTTTCAGCGATGTTCGGTGAGCTGTAGTGCTGTTCCATCTTCTCGTACCCGTCCATGTTGCACCGGTGCAGCGGTGGCAGAAACCGTTCCTTGAACCGTGATTTGCTCGACATGATTGCGCGCTGCGTGTGGTTTTGGTATTCGCGAAACACGATCGGCTTCGTGACGACACGGTTGTTGACGAGCGAAACGGTCGCGCTCGGGCTGCGCCCATTCACGTCGTACTCTTCGTGCTGTGGCGTTTCAACCCGCGGACCGACCTCCAGCGGTCGGCGGTGGCGCAACGGGCTCGACTTTTCGATGGGATAGCTGGTGCTCGATTTGGCCGTCAGCTCCAGCTTCAGCTGTTGCCGGCGTTGCTGCATTTCGAGATCGTACGAATCGCTACCGGCACTGGCACAGCTGCCCGCGGGTGCCGGATGGGAGTAACGGTTGCGCGGTGGTGACTTCACGATTGCTTCGTCGATCGAACAGCACAGATTAAACTGTCCGCCCGCTCCGGTACCACCCGTCCCGCTGGATGTGGTGTTTCCCGCTCCGCTCACGTAGCTACTGAGCCGATTGGTAAGCGAGATGCGGTTAGAGGAAGTGTCTCGCTTTCGAACCGCGGTTGGGATTTTTGTCGCCGTCGAGCCACCTTCCGGCCCGGtcgaggaggtggtggtggtggtggtcg
It contains:
- the LOC118511529 gene encoding inositol polyphosphate 5-phosphatase E, which gives rise to MDKSQSEPSGSKPPPAGSVNASNNNNHNNASGKGKRPFLGLLSKRSSRVEPQRCSESEDEQQTNDSGSSFSLLGNHHTNLQHATKANHSSSNSNGGTTATATTTSTTSSTASQRQDSSNPSDTNSYQLLSTSSTTTTTTTTSSTGPEGGSTATKIPTAVRKRDTSSNRISLTNRLSSYVSGAGNTTSSGTGGTGAGGQFNLCCSIDEAIVKSPPRNRYSHPAPAGSCASAGSDSYDLEMQQRRQQLKLELTAKSSTSYPIEKSSPLRHRRPLEVGPRVETPQHEEYDVNGRSPSATVSLVNNRVVTKPIVFREYQNHTQRAIMSSKSRFKERFLPPLHRCNMDGYEKMEQHYSSPNIAEKEDDLLLPGGCDPLDQRESRKSMSFDMVTTAASSSAGPEVGGALDESESNGKAPPGSADSLARQALMAAHVLNLIPAEKARQRNFLHGRLGSTSLLGASELDKILPTREVTIFVGTWNMNGQSPPRQMNDFVLPTALEHVPDIIVFGTQESCSERFEWEVTLQETLGPSHILLHSTSLGTLHLAAFIRRDLIWFCSEPEDACLSVRPGTAFRTKGAVAISFCLFGTSFLFVTSHLTAHQQKVKERVSDVKKIIHALDLPRNLTVKHRNKDVTQNFDSVYWCGDLNFRLSEPRDKLMQWIETTQFPLPAHLPHGFMHTDQLTSVLSDGAAFRGFREAKITFPPTYKYDPGTQRFDSSSKQRAPAYTDRILYKFKPLPVTTVHRRSSNLPPGGKISHPPSPVKCLAYDSVQSITSSDHKPVWALFRNIIRPGIDTVPLAAGLFNREVYLEGMKRRLDNSGAGSSAVCNIQ